In the Candidatus Electrothrix sp. GW3-4 genome, one interval contains:
- a CDS encoding F0F1 ATP synthase subunit C, translated as MYSSMTIIAVASIVIAGITTGFGCLGPALAEGRAVATALSSLAQQPDASATITRTLFVGLAMIESTAIYCFVVSMILIFANPFWNYVIAQAAGQ; from the coding sequence ATGTACAGCAGCATGACTATTATCGCGGTGGCATCCATTGTCATCGCTGGCATTACCACCGGTTTCGGCTGTTTGGGGCCAGCACTAGCCGAAGGCAGGGCGGTCGCGACAGCCCTGAGTTCGCTGGCCCAGCAGCCCGATGCCTCCGCCACGATCACTCGGACCCTGTTTGTCGGTCTGGCAATGATCGAATCCACGGCCATTTACTGCTTTGTGGTCTCGATGATTCTGATCTTCGCCAATCCGTTCTGGAATTACGTTATCGCCCAAGCTGCGGGACAGTAG
- a CDS encoding F0F1 ATP synthase subunit B, whose amino-acid sequence MLIDWFTVGAQALNFLILVWLMQRFLYKPILHAIDAREERIATELANADAKKAEARQERDEFRDKNEEMDRQRASLLSKATEEAQAERERLLDEARQAAAALRLTQQEALRNEQQNLHQALIRRTQQEVFAIARQTLTDLAGTSLEERLGEVFTRRLREMDDQAKADLAEALETTGKPALVRSAGDLPVEQRAAIQKALNETFSADIHLRFQTTPDLISGIELTANGQKVAWSIADYLASLEKGVDELLKKKINYKEGLT is encoded by the coding sequence ATGTTAATCGATTGGTTCACCGTCGGTGCGCAGGCACTCAACTTTCTCATCCTGGTGTGGTTGATGCAGCGATTTCTGTACAAGCCCATTCTGCACGCCATTGACGCGCGGGAAGAGCGGATCGCCACGGAACTTGCGAACGCCGACGCGAAAAAGGCCGAGGCCCGACAGGAGCGCGACGAGTTCCGGGACAAGAATGAGGAAATGGACCGACAGCGTGCCTCGCTGTTGAGCAAAGCAACAGAAGAGGCGCAGGCCGAACGAGAACGGCTCCTCGACGAAGCACGGCAGGCTGCGGCGGCCTTGCGTTTAACACAGCAGGAAGCCTTGAGAAACGAACAACAGAACCTGCACCAGGCACTCATCCGCCGGACACAGCAGGAAGTTTTTGCCATCGCACGTCAGACGCTGACCGATCTCGCCGGGACGAGTTTGGAAGAACGTCTGGGCGAGGTGTTCACGCGCCGCTTACGCGAAATGGACGACCAGGCGAAAGCAGATCTCGCCGAGGCCCTGGAGACAACAGGGAAGCCCGCGCTCGTGCGCAGCGCAGGTGATCTGCCTGTCGAGCAGCGCGCAGCGATACAAAAGGCGCTCAACGAAACCTTCTCGGCCGACATCCACCTTCGCTTCCAGACCACGCCGGACCTGATCAGCGGTATTGAACTCACCGCAAATGGACAAAAGGTGGCCTGGAGCATTGCGGATTATCTGGCATCGCTGGAAAAAGGTGTCGATGAACTTCTGAAAAAAAAGATAAACTATAAAGAGGGTCTAACATGA
- a CDS encoding YtxH domain-containing protein produces the protein MILNELANKVKKSRISRAKDMRRNRTKNIAIGVGIGSVLGVAAGILFAPKSGKETRQIIADKTSETVKDFKNNVSATKEKISVSAAEKGSRLREAGQEGVAVVKESLRKLGEDKKNESNT, from the coding sequence ATGATTTTGAATGAATTGGCAAATAAAGTGAAAAAATCCAGGATTTCGCGAGCAAAGGATATGCGACGAAACAGAACTAAAAATATCGCCATAGGGGTCGGCATCGGCTCCGTACTGGGGGTTGCGGCCGGAATCCTGTTCGCCCCTAAATCGGGCAAAGAAACCCGGCAAATCATTGCCGATAAAACCAGCGAAACCGTGAAGGATTTTAAAAATAACGTGTCCGCAACCAAAGAAAAAATATCCGTTTCGGCTGCGGAAAAGGGCTCTCGTTTGCGCGAAGCCGGTCAGGAAGGCGTTGCGGTCGTAAAAGAATCTTTGAGAAAATTAGGTGAAGACAAGAAGAATGAATCCAATACATAA
- a CDS encoding coiled coil domain-containing protein — MNEKELYQQKKQAQLDKWKAEVDKLKAKASGTSADAQLELKKQIKALQGKLEEGKTRLAEIADASENAWESSKEGVESVWDSMKSAFSDAAAKFKK; from the coding sequence ATGAACGAAAAAGAACTGTATCAGCAGAAAAAACAGGCTCAGCTGGACAAATGGAAAGCAGAAGTAGACAAGCTTAAGGCAAAGGCCTCCGGGACCAGCGCCGACGCACAATTGGAGTTAAAGAAGCAGATCAAAGCACTGCAAGGCAAGCTTGAGGAGGGAAAGACTAGGCTTGCTGAAATCGCGGACGCAAGTGAAAACGCGTGGGAGTCGAGCAAAGAGGGTGTGGAATCCGTATGGGATTCGATGAAGTCCGCTTTCAGTGACGCAGCCGCTAAGTTCAAGAAATAG
- a CDS encoding F0F1 ATP synthase subunit gamma translates to MSETTASLRRKISSAGDLQSVVRTMKSLAASSIGQYEKSLSALADYNRTVELGLSVCFRGASSAAFMVTGETQQTDTGELSAVVFGSDQGLVGQFNDVVADYAMKTLATLPGRPQVWAVGERVHARLTDAGLPSVGLFGVPNSVKAITPLIDRILVESEAGRSSNEGVAPLYLFYNRPGSGPVYAPVSQRLLPLDENWRLKLAELPWPTGNLPEIMGDSGTTLRALIREYLFVSLFRACAESLASENASRLAAMQRADKNIDELLEDLNRTFHSLRQSGIDEELFDVISGFESLSVEEQ, encoded by the coding sequence ATGAGCGAGACTACGGCGAGTCTGCGCCGAAAGATCAGTAGTGCTGGAGATCTCCAATCCGTCGTGCGCACGATGAAGTCCTTGGCCGCTTCGAGCATCGGACAATACGAGAAATCGTTGAGCGCGTTGGCCGACTACAATCGCACGGTGGAGCTGGGATTGAGTGTCTGTTTCCGTGGTGCCAGTTCGGCGGCATTTATGGTAACCGGAGAGACACAACAAACGGATACGGGTGAGCTGAGCGCGGTCGTGTTCGGGTCCGACCAGGGATTGGTGGGCCAATTTAATGACGTGGTGGCCGATTACGCCATGAAGACCCTCGCAACGCTGCCCGGCAGACCTCAGGTATGGGCTGTCGGCGAACGTGTTCATGCACGCTTGACGGACGCAGGCCTGCCTTCGGTCGGCCTCTTCGGGGTGCCGAATTCCGTCAAGGCCATCACCCCGCTCATCGACCGAATACTGGTGGAAAGCGAGGCAGGTCGCAGCTCGAACGAGGGTGTTGCACCGCTTTACCTTTTCTACAACCGCCCAGGATCAGGCCCGGTTTATGCGCCGGTCAGTCAACGACTGCTGCCTTTGGATGAAAACTGGCGGCTCAAGCTCGCCGAGCTTCCCTGGCCGACGGGAAACTTGCCCGAAATCATGGGTGACAGCGGCACGACTCTGCGTGCACTCATCCGCGAATATCTTTTCGTTTCGCTCTTCCGGGCCTGCGCCGAATCCCTTGCAAGCGAGAACGCGAGCCGTCTGGCCGCCATGCAGCGTGCTGACAAAAATATCGACGAATTGCTGGAAGACCTCAATAGAACGTTCCATAGTTTGCGCCAGAGCGGCATCGACGAGGAATTGTTCGACGTCATCTCGGGCTTTGAATCGCTGAGTGTCGAGGAGCAATGA
- a CDS encoding F0F1 ATP synthase subunit gamma, translating into MLQVRSNIFSSCSFGFRACAESLASENASRLAAMQRADKNINELLEDLNRTFHSLHQSGIDEELFDVISGFESLSV; encoded by the coding sequence GTGCTGCAGGTAAGGTCGAATATCTTTTCGTCTTGCTCTTTCGGCTTTCGGGCGTGTGCCGAATCCCTTGCAAGCGAAAACGCGAGCCGCCTGGCCGCCATGCAGCGTGCCGACAAAAACATCAACGAATTGCTGGAAGACCTCAATCGGACGTTCCATAGTTTGCACCAGAGCGGCATTGACGAGGAACTGTTCGACGTCATCTCGGGCTTTGAATCGCTGAGCGTATAG
- a CDS encoding YqaE/Pmp3 family membrane protein, with protein sequence MKEGTMDFWRIILSVIIPPVGVFLQVGFGLHFWINILLTLLGYIPGLIHAIWIITRKTN encoded by the coding sequence ATGAAAGAAGGCACAATGGATTTTTGGCGTATCATCCTGTCTGTCATCATTCCGCCGGTAGGGGTCTTTTTACAGGTCGGTTTCGGTCTCCATTTCTGGATCAATATCCTCCTGACCTTATTGGGCTATATTCCGGGGCTGATTCATGCGATCTGGATTATTACAAGAAAAACAAACTGA
- a CDS encoding PRC-barrel domain-containing protein, whose amino-acid sequence MLRSVKEIHNYVLQAEDGEIGRCKDLLFDDRFWAVRYMVADTGKWLPGREVLLSPISLGEPNWSSRFFPVRLTKKQIEKAPGLDEDAPVSRQHEILWTQYYGWPYYWGGPYAWGAAAYPGALYDEKLPENKTTEVDSGDDHLRSVHEVTGYHIQATDDEVGHMEDFIVDDETWIIRYLVVDTRNWLPGKKVLVPPTWIGSVDWADNKVSVALTREQVKDSPEYDPSTVVNREYEVRLYDFYGRPKYW is encoded by the coding sequence ATGTTACGCAGTGTAAAAGAAATTCACAATTATGTTCTACAGGCAGAAGATGGGGAGATCGGCCGTTGCAAAGATTTATTATTTGATGACCGTTTTTGGGCCGTTCGGTACATGGTGGCGGACACAGGCAAATGGTTGCCGGGACGAGAAGTACTTTTATCCCCCATTTCACTTGGCGAACCCAACTGGAGTTCCAGATTTTTTCCAGTCCGGTTAACGAAAAAACAGATAGAAAAAGCACCGGGACTTGATGAGGACGCACCGGTCAGCAGACAGCATGAAATCCTTTGGACCCAATATTACGGCTGGCCTTATTACTGGGGCGGCCCTTATGCATGGGGAGCCGCAGCTTACCCGGGAGCGTTGTATGATGAAAAATTACCGGAAAATAAGACAACTGAAGTGGATTCAGGAGATGATCATCTCCGTTCTGTTCATGAAGTAACGGGTTACCACATTCAAGCGACAGATGATGAGGTTGGCCATATGGAAGACTTTATCGTAGATGATGAGACTTGGATTATCCGGTATCTGGTAGTGGACACCCGCAATTGGTTGCCGGGGAAGAAGGTGCTGGTGCCGCCGACCTGGATAGGTTCGGTAGACTGGGCGGATAATAAGGTGAGTGTTGCTCTGACCAGAGAGCAGGTCAAGGACAGCCCGGAATATGATCCTTCGACTGTGGTGAACCGTGAGTATGAAGTACGGTTATACGATTTCTACGGTCGTCCGAAGTACTGGTAA
- a CDS encoding alternate F1F0 ATPase, F1 subunit alpha: MKEPISREAEGLKNVFDSAFAGISQVRKSFKPQLMPREVGTITGIATGIAKVSGLPGVGFEELVQFQGDVLGIAFNVDADEIGVVLLGEYWRLHTGDEVQRTGRVMDVAVGEGLLGRVIDPLGRPLDGNGPMAASERLPIERPAPPIMDRAPVTVPLQSGLKVIDALIPIGRGQRELILGDRQTGKTTIAIDTILNQRDHNVLCVYCAIGQRASAVAKAVATLREKGAMEYTVLVVTEGNDPPGLTYIAPYAATSIAEHFMEAGRDVLIVYDDLTHHARAYRELSLLLRRPPGREAFPGDIFYIHSRLLERATHLREELGGGSLTALPIIETEAQNISAYIPTNLISITDGQIYLSPSLFELGVLPAVDVGKSVSRVGGKAQRAAFRAVAGDLKLAYAQFEELETFARFGARLDQDTRKIIEHGRQIRACLKQPEFAPVAVPAQIAVLLALTVELFDEVALDRMTDAEQAVRQAAAEIPSEVCKRLETAEQLSDEDRATIIAIARKSLEGFQPETESEAQPEVTLS, encoded by the coding sequence ATGAAGGAACCGATAAGTAGGGAAGCTGAGGGCCTCAAGAACGTTTTCGACAGCGCGTTTGCCGGAATAAGCCAGGTGCGGAAATCGTTCAAGCCGCAACTTATGCCCCGTGAGGTGGGCACAATCACCGGTATCGCCACCGGCATCGCCAAGGTCTCCGGGCTGCCCGGCGTGGGCTTTGAGGAACTTGTGCAATTTCAAGGTGATGTACTCGGTATCGCGTTCAACGTGGATGCAGACGAAATCGGCGTTGTCCTGCTCGGCGAATACTGGCGCCTCCACACGGGAGATGAAGTCCAACGCACGGGCCGGGTCATGGACGTGGCCGTGGGCGAAGGATTGCTGGGGCGCGTCATTGACCCGCTTGGTCGGCCGCTTGATGGCAATGGGCCGATGGCCGCAAGCGAGCGTCTGCCCATTGAACGCCCTGCCCCGCCCATCATGGACCGCGCGCCCGTCACCGTGCCGCTCCAATCCGGTCTCAAAGTCATTGATGCGCTCATTCCCATCGGGCGCGGCCAACGCGAGTTGATCCTGGGTGACCGGCAGACGGGCAAGACCACCATTGCCATCGACACCATCCTCAACCAGCGCGACCATAATGTGCTGTGCGTGTATTGTGCCATCGGCCAGCGTGCGTCCGCTGTAGCCAAGGCCGTGGCCACCCTGCGGGAAAAGGGAGCCATGGAGTACACCGTCCTCGTCGTGACCGAGGGCAACGACCCGCCGGGCCTTACCTACATCGCGCCTTACGCTGCAACCAGTATTGCGGAGCATTTCATGGAAGCGGGTCGAGACGTGCTGATCGTGTACGACGATCTCACCCATCACGCCCGCGCCTACCGCGAACTCTCGCTCCTGCTGCGCCGTCCGCCCGGTCGCGAAGCCTTCCCCGGCGACATCTTTTATATCCACTCGCGGCTGCTGGAACGCGCCACACACCTGCGCGAGGAACTCGGTGGCGGCTCCCTCACCGCCCTGCCCATCATCGAGACCGAGGCGCAAAACATTTCCGCCTACATTCCGACCAACCTGATTTCCATCACGGACGGGCAGATCTACCTCTCGCCGTCCCTGTTTGAATTGGGCGTGCTGCCGGCAGTCGATGTGGGCAAATCCGTTTCGCGCGTCGGCGGCAAGGCGCAACGGGCGGCCTTCCGCGCGGTGGCGGGCGACCTCAAGCTCGCTTACGCGCAGTTCGAGGAACTTGAGACCTTTGCCCGCTTTGGTGCCCGCCTAGATCAAGATACCCGCAAGATTATCGAGCACGGACGGCAAATCCGCGCCTGCCTCAAACAGCCGGAATTTGCCCCGGTGGCCGTGCCCGCACAAATCGCCGTCCTGCTGGCCTTAACTGTGGAGCTGTTCGATGAGGTGGCGTTGGACCGGATGACGGACGCCGAGCAGGCCGTGCGCCAGGCAGCAGCGGAGATCCCATCGGAGGTGTGCAAGCGGTTGGAGACCGCCGAACAGTTGAGCGACGAAGATCGTGCAACGATCATTGCAATCGCCCGCAAATCACTGGAAGGGTTCCAGCCTGAGACGGAATCCGAAGCCCAACCAGAAGTAACTTTATCTTGA
- a CDS encoding EAL domain-containing protein — protein sequence MSNRILIITGDTADARVLQNALNEAKDNRFIIERLTKLSDGLKRIRKGGVDAIMANLSLSDSQGIKTFDKLFTVAPHTPIMVLSALDDEMLTTEAVQSGAQGYLTKGNFESYLLSQSLHNMIQRKAIEETFFIEKARAEITLNSISDAVISTDVSGNVDYLNTAAETMTGWSREEAQGHPISEVMQIINGVTRKPESNPVYFILQQNKSKALAAGTILIRRDGNEAAIEDSAAPIHDWDGKLAGAVIVFHDITASQVMILKMAHLAQHDFLTDLPNRMLLSDRIAQSIALAKRQGTQLAVLYLDLDNFKHINDSLGHLVGDKLLQSVAQSLQACVRSSDTVSRQGGDEFIVLVTENKYVEHTANTANRILTVLSAPYSIGEQDIHVTTSIGISVYPEDGQDSETLIKKADTAMYHAKEKGRNNYQFFKSEMNVRAVERQFIEVQLRRALDQQIFILHYQPKVNLDTGVITGVEALLRMIEPGSGMVLPDRFVSIAEDCGLIVPIGQWVLREACSQTMRWKRAGLKTVPVAVNISALELRQKDFVKDVLVILKETGLEADCLQLEITEDVLMSDTESNIETLRQFKKMGVQLTVDNFGTGYSSLSYLNKFPIDILKIDRSFVHDIGSINDNGAIAGAIIAMGISLKQQVVAEGVEERAQLTFLKERNCEEGQGFFFSHPLFAEQFAVLLTTGISETCCR from the coding sequence ATGTCAAATCGAATACTGATTATCACAGGCGACACCGCCGATGCCAGGGTGCTGCAGAATGCCCTCAATGAAGCAAAAGACAATCGGTTTATTATTGAACGCTTGACGAAGCTCTCTGACGGTCTCAAACGGATTCGTAAAGGCGGCGTTGATGCCATTATGGCGAATCTGTCCCTTTCCGACAGTCAGGGGATTAAAACATTTGACAAGCTTTTTACTGTGGCGCCTCACACGCCGATCATGGTTCTCAGCGCCCTGGATGACGAAATGCTTACAACAGAAGCTGTCCAAAGCGGCGCGCAAGGCTATCTGACGAAAGGTAACTTTGAAAGTTACCTGTTATCGCAGTCGCTGCATAACATGATCCAGCGTAAGGCAATTGAGGAAACGTTTTTTATAGAAAAAGCACGCGCGGAAATCACACTCAACTCGATCAGCGACGCGGTTATCAGCACAGATGTATCTGGTAATGTTGATTATTTGAACACGGCTGCGGAAACCATGACCGGTTGGTCAAGAGAAGAAGCGCAGGGACATCCCATCAGCGAAGTTATGCAAATTATCAATGGCGTGACGCGCAAGCCCGAAAGCAATCCGGTTTATTTTATATTGCAGCAAAACAAATCGAAGGCCCTAGCTGCTGGCACGATCCTGATCCGACGCGACGGAAACGAAGCGGCCATTGAAGATTCAGCAGCACCGATTCATGATTGGGATGGAAAACTTGCGGGTGCCGTGATTGTGTTTCACGATATTACGGCCTCACAAGTGATGATTTTGAAAATGGCGCATCTGGCGCAACACGATTTCCTGACAGACTTGCCGAATCGTATGCTGCTGAGTGACCGTATCGCTCAGTCGATTGCTTTAGCGAAACGGCAAGGTACTCAATTGGCTGTGTTGTACCTGGACCTGGATAATTTCAAGCACATCAATGATTCTCTCGGACACTTGGTCGGTGATAAATTACTGCAATCTGTTGCACAAAGTCTACAAGCGTGCGTTCGCAGTTCTGACACGGTAAGCCGGCAGGGTGGTGATGAATTCATAGTACTGGTGACGGAGAACAAATATGTGGAACATACTGCCAATACTGCCAACAGGATACTCACTGTGTTATCAGCACCGTATTCCATCGGCGAGCAGGATATTCATGTGACGACCAGCATCGGTATCAGTGTCTATCCTGAGGACGGCCAGGATTCGGAAACATTGATCAAGAAGGCAGATACCGCAATGTACCACGCCAAGGAAAAGGGACGCAATAACTACCAGTTTTTTAAAAGCGAGATGAATGTTCGCGCAGTTGAACGGCAATTCATCGAAGTCCAATTGAGGCGGGCACTGGATCAACAGATATTTATATTGCATTACCAGCCCAAGGTCAATCTGGATACAGGTGTTATTACCGGAGTCGAGGCATTGCTGCGTATGATAGAACCGGGTTCCGGTATGGTGCTGCCCGATCGTTTTGTGTCGATCGCTGAAGATTGCGGCCTGATTGTTCCTATCGGTCAATGGGTGCTGCGGGAAGCATGTTCGCAAACCATGAGGTGGAAAAGAGCCGGGCTGAAAACAGTTCCTGTTGCAGTCAACATTTCTGCACTGGAATTACGGCAGAAGGATTTCGTTAAAGATGTTCTTGTTATCTTGAAAGAAACAGGCCTGGAGGCTGATTGTCTGCAACTGGAGATTACCGAAGATGTATTGATGAGTGATACCGAGTCCAACATTGAAACACTCAGGCAGTTTAAGAAGATGGGGGTTCAGCTGACGGTGGACAATTTTGGCACCGGTTATTCCAGCTTGAGTTATCTGAATAAATTTCCGATTGATATCCTTAAAATCGACCGTTCATTCGTGCATGACATTGGCTCCATTAACGACAATGGTGCTATCGCCGGAGCGATCATTGCCATGGGCATCAGTCTCAAACAACAGGTGGTCGCCGAAGGTGTGGAGGAACGGGCGCAACTAACCTTCCTGAAAGAACGGAATTGCGAAGAGGGGCAAGGTTTCTTTTTCAGTCATCCCTTGTTTGCTGAGCAATTCGCAGTACTGTTGACAACAGGCATATCCGAAACGTGCTGCAGGTAA
- a CDS encoding serine hydrolase yields the protein MRNAPYLLLFCYLGLLSLCSPLSQDMTEQRSRAKNETKHLVFPGKEWKQRPAESLCGNAEPLEQFTQAVGGSGVIIKNGYLIKTWGNPRGRTMWASATKPVLSTLLLFAAQEGKLEINGKVNPFLPELLGKDQEITFHHLANMTSGYARRESPGQAFAYNDYAIKLYHNTLFNRVFAADPNQILMEKNRLGTLQFQDGDVFEQVGRYGWFVHTSPRDFARIGWFWLNKGKWKDKQLLSEDFFARYLNNQVPESLPISVKPARDYLGIGTYGGSGNQSRFGPGNYGMNWWFNTGKRIWPSLPEDSFQANGHWNKETVTVIPSMALVVAGVGDFAPFHPGPGPADARMALLVTACSRRPK from the coding sequence ATGCGTAACGCTCCGTATCTGCTCCTTTTCTGCTACCTCGGTCTCCTCTCTCTTTGTTCCCCACTTTCCCAAGACATGACGGAGCAGCGCTCCAGAGCAAAAAACGAGACAAAACACCTCGTTTTTCCGGGAAAGGAGTGGAAACAGCGACCTGCTGAGTCTTTATGCGGGAATGCAGAGCCCCTGGAGCAATTTACCCAGGCCGTTGGAGGCTCTGGGGTTATTATCAAAAACGGCTACCTGATCAAGACCTGGGGCAACCCAAGGGGCCGCACCATGTGGGCCTCAGCCACCAAACCAGTGCTCAGCACCCTCCTGCTCTTTGCAGCTCAGGAGGGTAAGCTGGAGATCAACGGGAAGGTCAACCCCTTTCTGCCCGAGCTGCTGGGAAAAGACCAAGAGATAACCTTCCATCATCTGGCGAATATGACCAGCGGCTATGCCCGGCGCGAGTCTCCTGGCCAGGCCTTTGCCTATAATGATTACGCGATCAAACTCTACCATAACACCCTCTTCAACAGGGTTTTTGCTGCTGATCCCAATCAGATCCTCATGGAGAAGAACAGGCTCGGAACCCTGCAATTTCAGGATGGCGATGTCTTTGAACAGGTGGGAAGATATGGCTGGTTTGTCCATACCTCTCCCAGGGATTTTGCCCGGATCGGCTGGTTCTGGCTCAATAAAGGCAAATGGAAGGACAAGCAACTCTTGAGTGAGGATTTCTTTGCACGCTACCTCAACAATCAGGTCCCGGAATCACTGCCCATCTCTGTAAAGCCAGCCCGGGATTATTTAGGGATCGGCACCTATGGGGGCAGCGGCAACCAGTCCCGCTTTGGCCCTGGCAATTACGGGATGAACTGGTGGTTCAATACGGGCAAGAGGATCTGGCCCAGCCTGCCAGAAGACAGCTTTCAGGCCAATGGGCATTGGAATAAGGAGACCGTCACTGTGATTCCCAGTATGGCGCTGGTTGTCGCCGGTGTGGGTGATTTTGCCCCCTTTCACCCCGGTCCGGGGCCAGCAGACGCTCGCATGGCGCTCCTGGTTACAGCCTGCAGCCGAAGGCCAAAATAG
- a CDS encoding CFI-box-CTERM domain-containing protein, whose translation MRLFRIFSAGVVAVLFIVSLSYADVIVCFGDSITEGHTATPYPTNLQNMYGSSSGTQVINAGEGGEDTYSGVYRLQGVLTTYAPNYVLIMEGANDVMEAISPETTVFNLNNMLEQAVAAGAVPILSTIPPNISKTGYQPENYNPGIINLAQSGNTTLVDTYANVVSDWSSLTVDGIHPNEDGSVKIAQGFYSQLVNSQNASSGSGGGGCFIATAAYGTGLEPQVVLLKRFRDLYLMTNQPGLYLVKLYYTYSPPIADFIRQHNIIRFLVRILLLPLLTASFFLVEFSPAEQIITAIALLSSSGLFLARFRKRYRAS comes from the coding sequence GTGAGGCTGTTCAGAATATTCTCAGCAGGAGTCGTAGCAGTACTTTTCATTGTTTCTCTCTCCTATGCAGACGTCATTGTCTGCTTCGGCGACTCTATCACGGAGGGGCATACGGCGACTCCTTATCCAACCAACCTGCAAAATATGTACGGCTCCTCGTCTGGTACGCAGGTGATTAATGCGGGAGAAGGCGGAGAAGATACCTACAGTGGCGTCTATCGCCTGCAAGGAGTACTGACAACGTATGCCCCCAATTATGTGCTGATTATGGAGGGAGCCAACGATGTTATGGAGGCCATCTCCCCTGAGACCACGGTGTTCAATCTGAATAATATGCTTGAACAGGCCGTGGCCGCCGGGGCCGTGCCCATCCTGTCGACAATCCCCCCCAACATCAGCAAAACAGGCTATCAGCCGGAAAACTATAACCCAGGTATCATCAATCTGGCGCAAAGCGGCAATACCACACTGGTTGATACCTACGCCAATGTGGTCTCAGACTGGTCCAGTCTCACGGTTGACGGAATCCACCCCAATGAAGATGGGTCCGTAAAAATAGCTCAGGGCTTCTACTCGCAACTGGTTAATAGCCAAAATGCCAGCAGTGGGAGCGGGGGCGGGGGCTGTTTCATTGCCACCGCAGCCTACGGAACAGGGCTTGAGCCCCAGGTTGTCCTCCTGAAAAGATTCCGCGACCTCTATCTGATGACAAATCAGCCTGGTTTGTATTTGGTCAAACTCTATTACACCTATTCTCCACCTATCGCCGATTTCATCCGCCAGCATAACATCATCCGCTTTTTGGTCCGGATACTCCTCTTGCCCCTACTCACGGCCAGCTTTTTCCTGGTTGAGTTCTCACCGGCAGAACAAATTATTACTGCCATTGCCCTGCTCTCTTCCTCTGGTCTTTTCCTGGCCCGTTTCAGAAAACGATACCGTGCGAGCTAA